GCGAGATCGTCGGTGAGCGCTATGCCGGCGTGTCGGCGCCCGAATCGATCCGCTTCCCGCGCGGCGAGCGCGCCAACGGCGTGCTGAGCCTCGTCGTGCAGGGCGCGCACGCGCCGATGATGCAGCATATCGCGCCCGAGATCATGGAGCGGGTCAACCGCTTCTTCGGCTATCCCGCGGTGGCGCGCGTCGCGATCCGCCAGGGCGAGGTGCCCCGCGCGCCGATGCCCGCCGCGCCGGCTACGCCCGCTCCGGTTCCGGCCGAGCTCGGCGACAGCCTGCGCGCGATCGCCGATCCCGAGCTGCGCGCGGTGCTCGAGGGGCTCGCCGCGGGGGTAGCGATGCCCGTCCTCAAGCTGGGAAAGATCGACTGATGCGTTTCGTTCGCCTGTGCCTCGCGCTGATCGCGGGAGCCCTGCTCACCACCGCTGCACCGGCGCAGCGGGCGCAGGACTGGCGCGCCCATGTCGCGCAGGCGCCGTCGGGCGCGTTCCTGATCGGCAATCCGGCGGCCAAGGTGAAGCTGGTCGAGTATCTCAGCTATACCTGCCCGCATTGCGCGCATTTCGTGGCCGAATCGAAGGCGCCGCTGCACGACGATCTGGTCCGCCGCGGGCTGGTGCGCGTCGAGTTCCGCCATGCCGTGCGCGACCCGCTCGACATGGCAGCCGCGCTGCTCGCACGCTGCACCGGGGCCAAGGGCTTCAGCGGCGCGAGCCAGGCGATCTTCGCCGCGCAATCGAGCTGGTTCGAGCAGGGCCGGACCTGGTGGCAGGCCAATGCCGCAAGCCTCAAGTCGCAGCCCGAACTGGCGCGCCTGAAGGCGGCGGCGAACGGATCCGGCCTCACCGCGCTGATGGCGAAGCGCGGGATGAGCGCGGCGGCGGTCAATCAGTGTTTCGCGGCGCCGGGCGATCTCAACAAGGTGACCACGATGACCAAGGCGGCCTGGGGCACGATCCAGGGCACGCCGAGCTTCACGATCAACGGCAAGGCCGGCGGCGGCAGCGACTGGGCCGCGCTCGAACCCGAATTGCGCGCCGCGGGGGCGCGATGATCAAGTTTTCGACTGGAGAGACGAACTGATGCGTATAGCGATTGGCCTGGCTTCGGCGATGATCCTGGCGGGCTGCGGCGGCAGCGAGACCGGCAACAGCGTCACCCCCGCGGCGCCGGCTTCGCCGGTGGCGGGCACGGCGGCCCCGGCCGGCACCCAGTGGACCGACACGGTCGAGAAGACCGCCGAAGGCGGCTTCCGCATGGGCAACCCCGCCGCCCCGATCAAGCTGATCGAATATGGCTCGCGCACCTGCGGCCATTGCGCCGCCTTCGCGGTGACCGGCATGGAGCCGCTCAAGGCCTATGTCGCGGCGGGCAAGGTGAGCTTCGAGTTCCGCGACTTCCTGCTCAACCCGATCGACCTTGGCGCGGCGCTGCTCGGCCAGTGCGCCGGCCCGGGCCCGTTCTTCGCGATCATGGACCAGATGTACGAGCAGCAGCGCACATTGCTCGAGAACGGGCCCAAGGAAGGCGACCCCTTCCTCCAGCAGGTCGAGACAATGGCCCCGGCGCAGCGCACCACGGCGCTGGCCGAGCGCTTCGGTTATCTGGGCTTCGTCCAGCAGCGCGGCGTGCCCGAAGCGCAGGCGCGCCAGTGCCTTGCCGACCAGAAGGCGATCGACGCGCTGGTCAAGGGCAATGAAAACGCGGCCAAGGAATACAGCATCCCCGGCACGCCGACCTTCATCCTCAACGGCAAGGTGCTCGAGAACACCGGGACCTGGCCGCAGGTCGAGGCGGCGCTCAAGGCCGCGGGCGCCTGATCGGGTAAGCCGGGGGGCGGGCCGCACAGAGATGCAGATCAAGCGGCTCCGCCTCACCGGATTCAAGAGCTTCGTCGATCCCGCCGACCTGCGCATCGAGCCCGGGCTGACGGGGATCGTCGGCCCCAATGGCTGCGGCAAGTCCAACCTGCTCGAAGCGCTGCGCTGGACGATGGGCGAGAACAGCGCCAAGTCGATGCGCGGCGCGGGGATGGAGGACGTGATCTTCGCGGGCACCGCGACACGGCCGCAGCGCGACTTTGCCGAGGTCTCAATCCTCGCCGAGCAAGCGGGCGGCGAGGATGACGGCGAGATCGAGGTCGTCCGGCGGATCGAGCGCGGCGCGGGATCGGCCTATCGCATCAACGGGCGCGATGTGCGGGCCAAGGATGTGTCGCTGCTGTTCGCCGACTCCGCGACTGGCGCGCATTCGCCGGCGCTCGTGAGCCAGGGACGGATCGGCGCGATCATCCAGGCCAAGCCGGGCGAGCGGCGGCAGATGCTGGAGGAGGCGGCGGGCATCTCCGGCCTCCATGTCCGCCGCAAGGACGCCGAGCAGAAATTGCGCGCGACCGAGACCAATCTGACGCGGCTCGACGAGGTGATCTCTGACCAGGAGGCGCGCGCGGCGGCGCTCAAGCGGCAGGCGCGGCAGGCCGAGCGGTATCGCGAGCTTTCCGACAAGATCCGCACCGCCGAGGGGCGGATGATCTTCGCGCGCTGGCGCGACGCCGCGGCGGCAGCAGACGCGGCGAAGAAGGAGGCGGCGGAAGCCGAAGCGCTGGTCGCCGAGCGGACCGCGAAGCAGGAAGCGGCGCTCGCGACGCAGCAGGAAATGGCCGAAAAGCTTGGCTCGGCGCGCGCGGCGGCGCTGGCGGTGCGCGATCGGGCGAGCGAGGCGATGCACGCGCTGGCGGGGCTGCGCAGCGAGCGGGCGAGCGTCGAGCGGCGGATCGCCGAGCTGGCCGAGAGCGCGGCGCGGCTCGAGGCGGACAAGGGCCGCGAGGGCGCGCTGGCGCATGATGCGGCGGATGCGTTGGCCCGGCTAGGGGATGAGGCGGCGACGCTCGAGACCCGTATCAAGGATGCCAAGGCGCGGATGCCCTCGCTCGAAGCGACGTTGGCGAAGGCGGAAAGCGAATCTCGCGATGCGGAGGTCGCGCTGGCGCAGGCATTGTCCGCTCAGGCGAGCGAGGCGGCCGAGGCGCGCGTGGCGGATGCGGCATTCTCAGCGGCGCGGACGCGAGTCGAGCGCGCCGAGCGCGACGCGGCGCGCGTCACCGCCGAACTCCACGCGCTGGGCGACCCGACTCCGCTCAAGACGGCGCGGACGCAGGCGGCCGACGTCAAGGCCAAGGCCGAGCGCCAGGCCGAGACCGCGCGCACCGGGCTCGCCCGCGCCGACGCCACCGAGCGCGGTGCGGTCGAGGCGCGGACGCGGGCGCAGACCGCGCGCGCGGTCGCGCATGCCGAGCTGGCGCAGCTCGACAGCGAGGCAGCGGCGCTGGCCAAGGCGACGCGGCCGAGCGGCAAGGACCGGCTGCT
This is a stretch of genomic DNA from Sphingomonas sp. BT-65. It encodes these proteins:
- a CDS encoding DsbA family protein, giving the protein MRIAIGLASAMILAGCGGSETGNSVTPAAPASPVAGTAAPAGTQWTDTVEKTAEGGFRMGNPAAPIKLIEYGSRTCGHCAAFAVTGMEPLKAYVAAGKVSFEFRDFLLNPIDLGAALLGQCAGPGPFFAIMDQMYEQQRTLLENGPKEGDPFLQQVETMAPAQRTTALAERFGYLGFVQQRGVPEAQARQCLADQKAIDALVKGNENAAKEYSIPGTPTFILNGKVLENTGTWPQVEAALKAAGA
- a CDS encoding DUF721 domain-containing protein, which translates into the protein MSKPRAPTDEPKRSNRIRQVAELVPDVGRVAFRKFGFVQSAVVRRWSEIVGERYAGVSAPESIRFPRGERANGVLSLVVQGAHAPMMQHIAPEIMERVNRFFGYPAVARVAIRQGEVPRAPMPAAPATPAPVPAELGDSLRAIADPELRAVLEGLAAGVAMPVLKLGKID
- a CDS encoding DsbA family protein produces the protein MRFVRLCLALIAGALLTTAAPAQRAQDWRAHVAQAPSGAFLIGNPAAKVKLVEYLSYTCPHCAHFVAESKAPLHDDLVRRGLVRVEFRHAVRDPLDMAAALLARCTGAKGFSGASQAIFAAQSSWFEQGRTWWQANAASLKSQPELARLKAAANGSGLTALMAKRGMSAAAVNQCFAAPGDLNKVTTMTKAAWGTIQGTPSFTINGKAGGGSDWAALEPELRAAGAR